One genomic segment of Marinitoga piezophila KA3 includes these proteins:
- the flgB gene encoding flagellar basal body rod protein FlgB, translating into MFVKDLALNIIPKSLDAVSVRQRVYSHNIANYNTPGYKRKDVSFEEELRKALGDSNEIKLKTTNQKHLKNIPDLNEVSYNIIEDKSRSNREDGNNVDIDVEMVKMMENTLQYNALTRLINYRFNDYKTVIGGIR; encoded by the coding sequence ATGTTTGTAAAAGACCTTGCATTAAATATTATACCAAAATCTCTCGATGCAGTTTCTGTTAGGCAGAGAGTTTATTCTCATAATATAGCTAATTATAACACACCCGGTTATAAAAGAAAAGACGTCTCCTTTGAAGAAGAGTTAAGAAAAGCTCTTGGAGATAGTAATGAAATAAAACTTAAAACTACAAATCAAAAACACTTAAAAAATATTCCAGATTTAAATGAAGTGAGTTATAATATAATCGAGGACAAATCAAGAAGCAATAGAGAAGATGGAAACAATGTTGATATTGACGTTGAAATGGTAAAAATGATGGAAAATACTTTACAATACAACGCTTTAACAAGGTTAATAAATTATAGATTTAATGATTACAAGACAGTTATAGGAGGCATTAGATAA